TCTGCACTAACGTAGGCAGGGCTCCCAGCCCTGTGGACAAGGTCTGTGGGAGTTTTTTTGAAGTAAAGAGTTTAAGGAGGTGAAAAAATGAAGAAAATATGGTTGACAATTGCAGCAATCTTGATAATATTAGTCCTGTTTTTAGGGTTCTCTACTGGCTGGTTTGGAGGTAAAGGAGAAAAGGGTCCTAAAATGGCTGTTTGCCCGGTGTGCAAGATGAAGGTTCTGATTGCAGAAAATACCCCCACCTACGTATATAAAGGCAAAACTTATTATTTTATGAACGAGGAACATAAGAATATCTTTGTTGAGGATCCGGAGAG
The Candidatus Zixiibacteriota bacterium DNA segment above includes these coding regions:
- a CDS encoding YHS domain-containing protein translates to MKKIWLTIAAILIILVLFLGFSTGWFGGKGEKGPKMAVCPVCKMKVLIAENTPTYVYKGKTYYFMNEEHKNIFVEDPERFLK